A single region of the Bdellovibrionales bacterium CG10_big_fil_rev_8_21_14_0_10_45_34 genome encodes:
- a CDS encoding nitrogen fixation protein NifA, which translates to MINWDDFEHIHVIRKLKEILRTWWNIEVVFTDERGHLRGLEKDKAKFQNLAVKAILEKPASHESLAVEVSKMVDDLRQTGNRYSVRKWESAGFDVALFPIVIDGDFIGSVVALGFFRDPSEVNRLAQLRERLAAFGTPLDVIERAIPAIKALHEDQKQHFVDIVDLVAKEVVTLHLEITTREDRITELNKELGSRYKYDNMIGKSKPMQDLYALLDKIKVAESTVMIQGENGTGKELIAKAIHYNSSRKDKAFVIQNCSAFNDNLLESELFGHAKGSFTGAIKDKKGLFEIADKGTFFLDEIGDTSPSMQVKLLRVLQEGTFTPVGSTEPRKVDVRIIAATNRDLKDMVEKGTFREDLYYRLNVINIRVPPLRERKEDIPLLIDYFLEKAREDGHGRKIVTKRALEKLYDYAWQGNVRELQNEMERLVVLSGQEDKITADMLSSRILESSEKGKVQGARLQGKLKDALEELEREMIREGLRRTGWNKSKLAKELGISRAGLIMKVEKYGLDKRKMLR; encoded by the coding sequence ATGATCAATTGGGATGATTTTGAACATATACATGTGATCAGAAAGCTCAAAGAAATTCTGAGGACGTGGTGGAATATAGAGGTCGTGTTCACCGACGAACGCGGACATCTTCGAGGCCTTGAAAAAGACAAAGCCAAGTTTCAAAATTTAGCAGTTAAGGCGATTCTAGAAAAACCGGCATCTCACGAATCTCTCGCTGTTGAAGTCTCGAAAATGGTCGATGATCTTCGCCAGACGGGAAATCGCTACTCTGTTCGAAAATGGGAGTCAGCTGGCTTCGATGTTGCTCTATTCCCGATCGTTATTGACGGCGACTTTATAGGAAGCGTTGTCGCTCTTGGATTTTTCAGAGACCCAAGCGAAGTTAATCGCCTGGCTCAGTTGCGAGAAAGGCTAGCGGCCTTTGGCACTCCACTAGATGTTATAGAAAGGGCGATCCCAGCGATCAAAGCTCTCCATGAAGATCAAAAACAACACTTTGTTGACATTGTCGATCTCGTTGCAAAAGAAGTTGTCACACTACATTTAGAAATCACAACTAGAGAAGACCGTATCACTGAACTAAACAAAGAGCTTGGCAGTCGCTACAAGTACGACAACATGATCGGCAAGTCTAAGCCTATGCAAGACTTGTATGCACTTCTAGACAAAATTAAGGTCGCAGAATCTACTGTGATGATCCAAGGTGAAAACGGAACTGGTAAAGAATTAATTGCCAAAGCTATTCATTACAATTCCTCACGAAAAGACAAAGCTTTTGTGATTCAAAACTGTTCCGCATTTAACGACAACCTTTTGGAGAGTGAACTTTTTGGTCACGCCAAGGGATCCTTCACAGGGGCTATCAAGGATAAAAAAGGATTGTTTGAGATTGCCGACAAAGGCACCTTCTTCTTAGACGAGATTGGTGACACATCCCCGTCAATGCAGGTTAAACTTCTTCGCGTTCTGCAAGAAGGAACTTTTACGCCGGTAGGCAGTACGGAGCCGCGCAAGGTTGATGTTCGAATTATCGCAGCGACTAACCGCGATCTCAAAGATATGGTTGAAAAGGGAACGTTTAGAGAAGATTTGTACTATCGTTTAAACGTTATCAATATCCGCGTCCCGCCACTCAGAGAAAGAAAAGAAGACATACCTCTTCTCATCGATTACTTTCTAGAAAAGGCTCGTGAAGACGGGCATGGCCGCAAAATTGTAACTAAGCGTGCTTTAGAAAAGCTTTATGATTATGCATGGCAGGGTAACGTTCGTGAACTACAGAACGAGATGGAAAGACTAGTCGTTCTTTCTGGGCAAGAAGACAAAATCACAGCCGATATGCTTTCTAGTCGAATCTTAGAGTCTTCTGAAAAAGGCAAGGTTCAGGGCGCGCGCTTGCAAGGCAAGTTAAAAGACGCTCTTGAAGAGCTTGAGAGAGAGATGATTCGAGAGGGTTTGCGCAGGACAGGATGGAACAAGTCAAAGCTTGCAAAAGAACTAGGAATCTCACGAGCGGGCCTCATAATGAAAGTCGAGAAATACGGACTGGATAAACGAAAAATGCTGCGTTAG